The sequence below is a genomic window from Lentimicrobium saccharophilum.
CCTTAAGGTAAATCCCTTTTATGCAAAGCAATCAAAATTCACAAAAGCGCACTCAACTGTATTTGTTCCTCTCTGCCATTTTTCTTACCAACGCACTGGTTGCCGAATTTGCGGGAGTAAAGATTTTTTCGCTTGAAAAACTGCTCGGTCTGATGCCGGCACAGCTTCCTTTTTTCGGCGGGCAGAAGCTCGATTTTAACCTGAGTGTGGGGGTGGTTATCTGGCCCATTGTTTTCCTGGTTTCGGACCTGGTCAATGAATACTTCGGCCGCAACGGGGTGCGTAAGATCAGTTTTATAACCGCGGGGATGATTGCATGGTCATTTTTAATCGTTCTTGCCGGCACAGAAGTTCCTCCGGCGGATTTCTGGCTTAACCTGAACCAAACAGATCCAACCGGCAACCCTTTCGACATCAACTATGCCTATACCAGTATATTCAGAGCCGGGCTGGGAATCATTATCGGTTCACTGGCAGCCTTTCTCGTCAGCCAGTTGATCGATGCCTATGCATTCCATTACCTGAAAGCCCTTACCGGCAGTAAAAAACTCTGGTTGCGGGCAACCGGCTCCACCGTGATTTCGCAGCTGATCGACAGTTTTGTAATCCTTTTCATTGCTTTTTACCTGCTCGGAAACTGGAGTATGCAGCAGGTATTGCAGGTAGGGCTGGTTCAATACACCTATAAGGTTTCACTGGCAATCCTGCTTACGCCCCTGATCTATCTGGCACACTGGCTGATCGACGGATATCTCGAAGCCCGGGGAGAAATGTAAATGCGATGTGAGCCATTATAATAGAATTATCTGAATCTGAAGCAATAGTCACAGAAAACAAGGTAAGATAATTATAGTATATTCGGGTAATATTGTAAAAAATATAACATACTGAATATCAGGTCAAATCTACTTGAGCACCCGACAGGAAGGCTCAGCCAGATAGATTATCAGTACTTCAGCCTTTCACCTGCGCAACAGGCTAAAGTATAATTATTGTCCAATCACCTGTTTCTGCATAAAAAACTTATCTGGTTATTTTTACTGTATATTTCTGTAACTTTGAGTAAACTTTCAGACTTTATAAAACATATGATACTCTGAAACGCGGCAGAATATACGCCTACATGTATAAACATAACCATGAAAAAAATCCTTTTTACCATTTCAATCTTAATATTGAGTGTCGAAACCGGCTTTACACAAACAAATGTTTACCATCCGTTTCCAGATTCTGCTATCTGGAGAGTGGACTATTATTATAACTATGCTTTTCAGCATCCATGCTATGTCAGGTATTATTTCCAGTACTTTGTTCAAGGCGACACCCTGATAAATTCATGCATTTATAAAAAAATATACAGATCTTCCGTTCAGGTTGACACCGTGTCATGCAATTCTCCAATGAATCCTCCGGCGGCCCCGGCTTCAGGTTATGCAGGGGCATTGAAAGATGATTCCCTTGCTAATAAAACATTTTTTGTTTTCCCTGATACAACGGTTGATTCTTTGCTGTATGATTACAATCTCGGGGTTGGCGATACGTTGAATGGCATTATATCCCATTACTTTGTCTATAATTTTGACCTGGTTGTTATATCAACCGACTCGGTTTTAATAAACGGACAATACAGAAAAAAATGGAATTTTGACATGATCGGGCATAATATCTACCCCTATATCATTGAGGGCATCGGATCCAATTTTGGATTGATAGAGCCTGTTTATTCCTATGCTATTGATTTTACAGACAGATATCTGGTCTGTGCCAGGAATAGCTCCGTTATATACTTTTTATCAGATTATCCGTCGTCTGTTGGCTGTGAACTGGTACTTAACAGCGGGCCTGAGATCAGGTTAACCGGAAAACCTGCTGTTTTCCCGAATCCGTTTTCATACAAAACGACCCTCAGATCAGATTATAACTTCTCTGACGCAACGCTGACGATCATCAACTCATCCGGGCAACAGGTGAAAATAATAAAGAATTTCAATGACAGGGAAATTGATCTTTATCGCGATAATTTACCTTCCGGGATTTATCTGCTGATACTGGAAAGTGAACACAATATCATTGCAACAGAGAAACTGGCAATTGTTGATTAATACAATTATTCCCATAAAAACAAAAGATAGATTTAAAACAATAATATTAAAAAAAGCGCATACTTTACCTATAAATATTCGAATGTAAAAAGCATTTCTGCCCCCTGCCCATCAGCGATTAGAACCATCCTTCCGTGCTGTTCTGCGGGATCCACGCTCGGGATAATTATAAATAACGGGCAGGTATCGCTGACAGAAGGAGAATCCGGCCTTATTAACCACTATGCGTATGGCTGCCTTTACGGGCAAAAGAGGGGGTTATTCTTTAAATGATGTGCTGGCTTTTCCCATCGGGATTGCTATCAGGTCATTAAATACCAAATATTTATCAGAAAAAAAATAACCATTACGGGATAGGTTTACCCCTTAAAATGTAGCTCACTGAATCCTTGTAAAATAAACAATTACACAGAGCTCACCGAGGTATCGCGGAGTAACACAGAGAAGAATACAACCCTCTTTGAATCTCTGTGCCTTCTCTGTGTATCTCTGTGCATCTCTGTGAAACTATTTTACAAATACACTGCAAATCACTAAGTACATCTTTAACTCCGGTACATCAAATAACGAAACACCCCAAAAGAGATCTAAGTTTGTGAATGATTCAACGCGGCTCACACATCACCTGCCAGGAAATGATTGAAGACCGGAGCAATACACCTGCAAGGTTTCATTGTTTATTTTACTTACCCCGACTAATTTACCTTGCTCATCGGGCGGTTGACAGGTGTCGGACTTCCGGTAATGCAGGCTTAGCCCCTGCAGCTTTATTCCTATCTTTGCAGAAAAAATCAGGATATGGCCCGGAAAAACCGGAAACAGGAAGAAATTATTCACGATTCGCATGAGCGGAGCAAGAAGTACGGGGTCACACGCGATCAGCAATACCCTTCACTGCTGCTCTCCGAGCAGGAAAAAGCGGTGTTGCTTGACGGAAACCGTGACCTGATCCGCGTTGCCGGACCTTTCCTCGACATGCTCTATAATTTTCTGGAAGGATCGGGATTTATCATTTTACTTACCGATAAAAACGGCTGCATTCTCAGCATTACCGGTGATCCTGAGCCCGTTGGGGCAGCTTCCGGATTGAACATGGTGGTAGGCGCGTTTATGAATGAAAAGAGTATAGGCACCAATGCCATGGGTACCGCGCTGAGTGAAAATTCCCCTGTTCAGGTATCTGCCTCCGAGCACTTTATAACCGCGTATCACCGCTGGACCTGTTCCGCAGCCCCTGTACATGATGATGCCGGGAACATCATCGGCACCGTTAACCTGACCGGAGGCCGCGAACTTGTTCATCCGCACACCCTCGGCCTGGTGGTTGCAGCCGTAACTGCCATCGAAAATCAGCTGAAAAACCTGAAAAATGAGTACCGCCTGAAGGAATCAGCCAGGTACATCAGCCAGGTGATGGATTCACTATCACTGGCTGTGATGTCGGTAAGTGAAGACGGGCTGATCACATCCGCCAACAAGATGGCTCACAAATTACTGAAATATCCGCATGGCATGCTTTCGGGAAAAGCGATTGATGGTTGCATTCCCGATTATAAAAAGCTGCTTCAGGCCATTCATGAGCCGGGTATTATGCTTGATGAGGACACCCAGATCATCACCTCCTCTGGTCCTGAGTCATTCAGCCTGAACGCCTACCCAATTACCCGGCCTGACGGCAAAATTGAAGGCATGGTCATCAGTTTCAGGGAAATGAAAAGGGTTTATAAGACCGTGAATAAATACACAGGCATGCATGCCCGCTATACTTTTGAAGACCTGATCGGCGAAAGTGATGAGCTCAGGCGGGTGACGGAATATGCAAAAACGGTAGCCGACAGCCCGTCAACCGTACTGATTACAGGGGAAAGCGGCACCGGCAAAGAGGTAATTGCCCAATCCATGCATAACCACAGCGCCAGGGCATCGAATGGTTTTGTAGCCCTTAACTGCGGCGCCATCCCCGCCACCCTGATCGAAAGTGAGTTGTTTGGTTACGATGAAGGGGCGTTCACCGGAGCCTTCAAGGGCGGAAGGCCGGGAAAATTCGAGCTGGCTAACGGAGGCACACTGTTTCTGGACGAAATCGGCGAAATGCCGCCCGATATGCAGGTTAAACTGCTCAGAACATTGCAGGAGGGTGTAATCACCCGTGTTGGAGGCAGCAGACAAATTCCGGTTGATGTCCGGATTATCGCAGCAACAAATAAAAATCTCAAAGAAGAAATTGAAAAAGGAACATTCCGGAGCGACCTCTTTTACCGGCTGAGTGTCATCCCGATCCATCTGCCCGCCCTGCGGGAGCGCAGAGAGGATATACCACTGCTGATCAGCTATTTCCTGAACCTGAAGTCTGTAAAACTGAAAAAGAGCACACCGGAAATCAGCAAGGATTTGTTTATCAGGCTTACCGGTTACCACTGGCCCGGCAATATCAGGGAACTGGAGAATTTTATCGAGAAATATGTGAATCTGGGTGGAGACCTTTCCTTCGATCCTGAATCATTTTCTGCAGAAAAAAAGAGCGCATCAAAGGAATCATCCGGCAATGACAAGCCCGGAAGGACAATCCTCAACCTCGCTGAAGCTGAAAAACAAACCATTTTGTCAGCGCTCAGGGCAACAGAAAGTAACATCAGCCAGACTGCCAGATTACTGGGTATAAGCCGGAACGCACTTTACGAAAAAATGAAGCGCCACGGCATCGGTTGAAGTCCGGATTCAATGTGCACCGATACCCGGATTTGCCAGGTACTTCTGCTTAGAATTTGTCAAACAGTGTCTGCTGCAATTATCCTGAGCAGACCCCATCTGTCAATTACCAGCATCTTTTTCTCAGGGATTTACTGAATCTCGGATTCAGATTCCGGGCCAGAAAGACATATTTCGTTGTTTATCTGAACTTTACACAGTATTTAGAAGAAATATAAATTATAGGAAATTTCAACCTATAATATCCGGAATTTCTACTTTTAACGCAAAAACAATTTATCCATGCGCGTTGCACGAATTCAAAAAGCAGAAAAGCCTCTCAATGGTGAAGTTCCTGACCTCAACCTGCTGAACCCGCTTATAGAGAAATACAAAGAGCGCAAAGGGAATATGATCCCCCTGCTTCAGGGAGCCCAGAACATTTATGGTTATATCCCCCGCCAGGCTTTTGAAAAAATTTCAGCGGATACAGGTTTAAGTCTCAGCGAAATGTATGGCGTGGCAACATTCTACGCACAGTTCAGGCTGAAACCCGTTGGAAAACACATTATAAAAGTTTGTCACGGAACAGCCTGTCATGTTCAGAATGCCAATTCCATTACCGATGCCATTCAGGATTCTTTAAAAATAAAGGATACAGAAACCACTGAAGACGGGATGTTTACGCTCGAATCCGTAGCCTGTCTCGGATGTTGCTCCCTGGCCCCGGTGATGATGATAGGTGAAGACACCTACGGAAAACTCACCGGGAAAGACGCGGTGAAGATTATCAAGGAAATCAGGTTAAAGGAAAACCGGCAGGAAGAAAAATAAACCACTGATTCATATTGCTTTACATCAGGATATATGAGTAAAACACAGGTAATTGTAGGATTGGGCAGTTGCGGCATTGCAGCCGGGGCCGGCAAGACCTACAACAAAATCAAGGCATTGAAAGAAGCCGAAAATCTGGACTTTGAATTGAAGAAAACCAGTTGCGTAGGCATGTGCTACCGGGAACCACTGGTTGAAATCGTGGACAGCACAGGAACTTACCTTTACGGCGAAATTGATGAGGACAGGGTATTTGAGATTATCGACAAACATATCGTCCAGGGAAGTCCGGTAAAAGAATATGTTGTACAGTCGGATCTTTTTAAAACGCCTGAAAATGAATTTCTTGACGAACAGGTAAAAATCGTGCTGCGTAACTGCGGACATATGGACCCTGAGAGTATTGAGGAATATCAGGCGCGTCAGGGATATGCCGCCATCCGCAAAATTGCCGGAGAGCAGATTTCCGGGGCGGATGTTATCCAGAAGGTACTTGATTCCGGAATCAGGGGCCGGGGCGGCGGTGGATTTCCCACCGGTATGAAATGGCGGTTCGCCGCCGGCAATCCTTCTGATGAAAAATTCATCATCTGCAATGCCGACGAAGGCGATCCGGGGGCTTTTATGGACCGTTCAGTATTGGAGGGGGATCCGCATTCCGTGCTCGAAGGCATGATTATCGGCGCCTATGCCATCGGCGCCACCGAAGGAGTCATCTACTGCAGGGCTGAGTATCCCCTGGCCATCAAACGGCTTAACATTGCCCTTGACCAGGCCAGGGCAAATGGATTCCTGGGTCAAAACATCCTTGGAATCAAAGGATTTAACTTCGACATACATATCAAGGAGGGTGCCGGTGCTTTTGTCTGCGGTGAAGAAACGGCCCTGATTGCATCGGTGGAAGGTGAGCGCGGGATGCCCCGGAAACGCCCTCCATTCCCGGCTGCTTCAGGATTGTGGCGCAAGCCTACCAACATCAACAATGTTGAGACTTACGCCAATATACCCTGGATTATTCTCAACGGCCCGGAAGCCTATGCAAAATATGGCACCGAAAAAAGCAAGGGCACCAAGGTGTTTGCCCTCGCAGGAAAAATCAGGCGGTCAGGCCTCGTTGAAGTCCCTATGGGCATCACCATCAGGGATGTAATCTTTAAATTGGGCGGAGGAATCAAGGATAACAAAAAATTCAAGGCCGTTCAAATGGGAGGCCCTTCCGGCGGGTGTATTCCCGAATACCTGGCCGACACCATCGTGGATTACGATTCGGTAAATGCCACAGGCGCCATCATGGGATCAGGCGGTATGGTCGTGATGGATGAAACCACCTGCATGATTGATGTGGCCAAATTCTTTCTTGACTTTACTCAAAAGGAAAGTTGCGGAAAATGCACCTTCTGCCGTATAGGGACGAAACGGATGCTTGAAATCCTGAACCGCATCACCGATGGGGAAGGCAGGGATGGCGACATCGAACTGCTCGAAGAACTTGCCTACCAGATCAAGGATACGTCGCTTTGCGGACTGGGACAGACAGCGCCGAATCCCGTGCTCACCACGATCCGCTATTTCCGCGATGAATATGAAGCACATATTTATCACAAAAAATGCCCGGCCAAAGTCTGCAAGAAATTGCTGACTTATGAGGTAGATCCGGAAAAATGCACCGGGTGCACGGTTTGCGCCAAAAACTGCCCTACCCATGCCATCGATGGCGACAGAAAGCAGATTCATTTCATCCGTCAGGATGCCTGTATCCGCTGTGGCGAGTGCTATTCGAGATGTAAATTCGACGCCATCAAGATCTTCTGAACCGGCTATTTTTAATAAAAGCAAGAGAATCCAATGAAGAATAAAGTCAACATTATTATAAACGATCAGTTAGCAAAGGGTTACGAAGGTGAAACCATACTTACCGCAGCCCGCAGGCTGGGCATTGAAATTCCGACCCTTTGCGACGATCCCCGTCTTGAACCTTTTACATCCTGCTATGTCTGTGTGGTAGAGGTTGAAGGTATGCGCGGCATGCAGCCGTCCTGCTCCACACGCATCGCCGAAGGAATGAAGATAAAAACCCACAGCGAGAAAGTGCTGAAAGCAAGGAAAACGGCACTTGAACTCATGCTCAGCAACCATTATGCCGATTGTGTGGGACCTTGCAAGCAGACCTGTCCGGCAGGCGTAGATGTTCAGGGGTATATTTCACTGATAGAGAAGGGATTATATAATGATGCCGTGGCAGTTATCAAGGAAACAAATCCGCTGCCGGCCATCTGCGGACGTGTATGCGTGCGTCCCTGCGAAGTAGCCTGCCGCCGTAACCTGCTCGACGAGGGTGCACCCGTTGGCATCGACTACCTGAAACGGTTTGCTTCCGATATCGACCTCGATTCACCCGATAAATTCAAACCGCACATTCATCCCGAAACCGGAAAACGTGTTGCCGTTATCGGCGCAGGACCGGGCGGACTTTCAGCAGCATTTTTCCTTAGAAAAGAAGGGCATGCAGTGGATATTTATGAAGCCAGCCCGGCCGCCGGCGGATGGCTGAGGTATGGTATCCCCGAATACCGGCTGCCCAACGACCTGTTGCAGCGCGAAGTGGATAACATTACCGAAATGGGGGTAAATATCCACTATAATAAACGGCTTGGCGACAACATCAGTTACAAGGATCTGAGGTTAAAATATAACGCAACCATACTTGCCATCGGCTCTCAGAAAGGTACCGGGATTGGCTGCGAAGGTGACGATGCTGACGGCGTGTTTGCAGGTACTGATTTTCTGAAGGCTCTGGAGTTAAATAAATCCGACAAACCTGATTTCACCGGAAAAACGGTAGTTGTTGTCGGGGGTGGCAATACCGCCATGGACTGCTGCCGTACTTCGCGCAGGCTCGGCGCTTCAAAGGTTTACGTAATATACCGCCGTACCGAAAAGGAGATGCCGGCCAATCCGATCGAGATCCATGAATCAAAACTGGAAGGCGTAGAATATATGTTTCTGACGCTTCCGCTGAAAGTTAAAAAAGATGAAAAGGGCCGAATTAAAGGGATGATCTGCATCCGCATGGAGCTGGGCGAACCTGATGCTTCAGGAAGGCGCAGACCTGTGCCGGTTCCCGACAGCGAATTTGAGATTGACGTGGATATCGCCC
It includes:
- a CDS encoding queuosine precursor transporter, whose protein sequence is MQSNQNSQKRTQLYLFLSAIFLTNALVAEFAGVKIFSLEKLLGLMPAQLPFFGGQKLDFNLSVGVVIWPIVFLVSDLVNEYFGRNGVRKISFITAGMIAWSFLIVLAGTEVPPADFWLNLNQTDPTGNPFDINYAYTSIFRAGLGIIIGSLAAFLVSQLIDAYAFHYLKALTGSKKLWLRATGSTVISQLIDSFVILFIAFYLLGNWSMQQVLQVGLVQYTYKVSLAILLTPLIYLAHWLIDGYLEARGEM
- a CDS encoding T9SS type A sorting domain-containing protein — encoded protein: MKKILFTISILILSVETGFTQTNVYHPFPDSAIWRVDYYYNYAFQHPCYVRYYFQYFVQGDTLINSCIYKKIYRSSVQVDTVSCNSPMNPPAAPASGYAGALKDDSLANKTFFVFPDTTVDSLLYDYNLGVGDTLNGIISHYFVYNFDLVVISTDSVLINGQYRKKWNFDMIGHNIYPYIIEGIGSNFGLIEPVYSYAIDFTDRYLVCARNSSVIYFLSDYPSSVGCELVLNSGPEIRLTGKPAVFPNPFSYKTTLRSDYNFSDATLTIINSSGQQVKIIKNFNDREIDLYRDNLPSGIYLLILESEHNIIATEKLAIVD
- a CDS encoding sigma-54-dependent Fis family transcriptional regulator, with amino-acid sequence MARKNRKQEEIIHDSHERSKKYGVTRDQQYPSLLLSEQEKAVLLDGNRDLIRVAGPFLDMLYNFLEGSGFIILLTDKNGCILSITGDPEPVGAASGLNMVVGAFMNEKSIGTNAMGTALSENSPVQVSASEHFITAYHRWTCSAAPVHDDAGNIIGTVNLTGGRELVHPHTLGLVVAAVTAIENQLKNLKNEYRLKESARYISQVMDSLSLAVMSVSEDGLITSANKMAHKLLKYPHGMLSGKAIDGCIPDYKKLLQAIHEPGIMLDEDTQIITSSGPESFSLNAYPITRPDGKIEGMVISFREMKRVYKTVNKYTGMHARYTFEDLIGESDELRRVTEYAKTVADSPSTVLITGESGTGKEVIAQSMHNHSARASNGFVALNCGAIPATLIESELFGYDEGAFTGAFKGGRPGKFELANGGTLFLDEIGEMPPDMQVKLLRTLQEGVITRVGGSRQIPVDVRIIAATNKNLKEEIEKGTFRSDLFYRLSVIPIHLPALRERREDIPLLISYFLNLKSVKLKKSTPEISKDLFIRLTGYHWPGNIRELENFIEKYVNLGGDLSFDPESFSAEKKSASKESSGNDKPGRTILNLAEAEKQTILSALRATESNISQTARLLGISRNALYEKMKRHGIG
- the nuoE gene encoding NADH-quinone oxidoreductase subunit NuoE, with product MRVARIQKAEKPLNGEVPDLNLLNPLIEKYKERKGNMIPLLQGAQNIYGYIPRQAFEKISADTGLSLSEMYGVATFYAQFRLKPVGKHIIKVCHGTACHVQNANSITDAIQDSLKIKDTETTEDGMFTLESVACLGCCSLAPVMMIGEDTYGKLTGKDAVKIIKEIRLKENRQEEK
- a CDS encoding NADH-quinone oxidoreductase subunit NuoF; the encoded protein is MSKTQVIVGLGSCGIAAGAGKTYNKIKALKEAENLDFELKKTSCVGMCYREPLVEIVDSTGTYLYGEIDEDRVFEIIDKHIVQGSPVKEYVVQSDLFKTPENEFLDEQVKIVLRNCGHMDPESIEEYQARQGYAAIRKIAGEQISGADVIQKVLDSGIRGRGGGGFPTGMKWRFAAGNPSDEKFIICNADEGDPGAFMDRSVLEGDPHSVLEGMIIGAYAIGATEGVIYCRAEYPLAIKRLNIALDQARANGFLGQNILGIKGFNFDIHIKEGAGAFVCGEETALIASVEGERGMPRKRPPFPAASGLWRKPTNINNVETYANIPWIILNGPEAYAKYGTEKSKGTKVFALAGKIRRSGLVEVPMGITIRDVIFKLGGGIKDNKKFKAVQMGGPSGGCIPEYLADTIVDYDSVNATGAIMGSGGMVVMDETTCMIDVAKFFLDFTQKESCGKCTFCRIGTKRMLEILNRITDGEGRDGDIELLEELAYQIKDTSLCGLGQTAPNPVLTTIRYFRDEYEAHIYHKKCPAKVCKKLLTYEVDPEKCTGCTVCAKNCPTHAIDGDRKQIHFIRQDACIRCGECYSRCKFDAIKIF